A single window of Athene noctua chromosome 1, bAthNoc1.hap1.1, whole genome shotgun sequence DNA harbors:
- the LOC141964863 gene encoding gap junction beta-6 protein, whose protein sequence is MDWGALHTILGGVNKHSTSIGKIWLTVLFIFRIMILVVAAERVWGDEQDDFICNTLQPGCKNVCYDHFFPISHIRLWALQLIFVSTPALLVAMHVAYRRHEKKRQFRKGDQKCEYKDIEEIRKQRFRIEGSLWWTYTSSIFFRLVFEAVFMYAFYFMYDGFRMPRLMKCNAWPCPNTVDCFVSRPTEKTVFTIFMIAVSSICILLNVAELCYLLTKFFLRRSRKAGSPKHHPNHENKEETKQNEMNELISDSCQNTVIGFSSS, encoded by the coding sequence ATGGATTGGGGAGCTCTGCATACCATTTTAGGAGGTGTGAATAAACACTCCACCAGCATTGGGAAGATATGGCTCACAGTCCTGTTCATCTTCCGTATCATGATCCTGGTTGTGGCCGCAGAGAGAGTCTGGGGAGACGAACAAGATGACTTTATCTGCAACACTCTGCAACCTGGTTGCAAGAATGTTTGCTATGATCACTTTTTCCCCATCTCTCACATCAGACTCTGGGCCCTGCAACTGATTTTTGTTTCCACGCCTGCGTTGCTGGTGGCCATGCATGTAGCTTACAGGAGGCATGAGAAGAAAAGGCAGTTCAGAAAGGGAGACCAGAAATGTGAATACAAGGACAttgaagaaatcagaaaacagagGTTTCGTATTGAGGGTTCCTTGTGGTGGACATACACTAGCAGCATCTTCTTCAGACTGGTCTTTGAAGCTGTCTTCAtgtatgcattttatttcatgtacGATGGGTTCCGAATGCCTCGTTTAATGAAGTGTAATGCTTGGCCCTGCCCCAACACAGTAGACTGCTTTGTTTCTCGACCTACTGAAAAGACAGTGTTTACTATTTTCATGATTGCTGTGTCTAGTATTTGTATTCTTTTAAATGTGGCTGAATTATGTTACTTACTGACAAAATTTTTCCTCAGAAGGTCTAGAAAAGCTGGAAGTCCAAAACATCACCCTAACCATGAGAATAAggaagaaaccaaacaaaatgaaatgaaTGAGTTAATATCTGATAGCTGTCAGAACACAGTTATAGGCTTTTCGAGTAGCTAA